Proteins encoded by one window of Melospiza georgiana isolate bMelGeo1 chromosome 18, bMelGeo1.pri, whole genome shotgun sequence:
- the GAS2L1 gene encoding GAS2-like protein 1, which yields MADPSHIQSAASKSIRPFRSSEEYLEAMKEDLAEWFNTLYDLDIQVDTFLESLETGCHLCRHANNVNRTALDFQERHPEAAARMRVPRNEVVFQAKNVVPGSFIARDNVSNFIQWCRQDLGIQDVLMFETNDLVLRKNEKNFVLCLLEVARRGSKFGMLAPMLIQMEEEIEEEMRDQMAEGAPGARRESREPRAGAFPSRARPVALCDLRNLDELVRHALPAEPCAWVREILGCCSCPSQFPMVKVSEGKYKVGDSNTLIFVRVLRSHVMVRVGGGWDTLEHYLDKHDPCRCAALSHRLPQPRAPGMSPQKAAPGASSSSSRTSSPSVPRRPRPAATPQPRGDPPKPPRQEGLPPRGGAAPCSGSPSRSPAEPRAAGTPRPRAPARSRRCSGDSDSSAASAQSGPRRPPARRDPPDPPAPGSPRASRSPGRGSAPLLLIRRRPDGQHSWARAEPPPAGSPGGRRDPRPGPGDPEELARRLRAPRWLEPGQEQRLFQRLEEEFLANTRLLEQLGDAESAPAAPPAAAAAADSAYCSSSSSSSSLNVFAKHGLPAEEGRRGGSSDGNNNGNNNGNGNGNGNGNHGGCPSLPPNPGLADARRRSTFSSSSDESCCFPASWDNHRDTAGNPGSDTDWAAGEDELMEMEESPGPGVPAAPRRPWAKPRLDTQPHRAPSRIPTPQRAPNGSARAWGALQGAPSSLLDREGLEENAWP from the exons ATGGCCGACCCCAGCCACATCCAGTCGGCTGCCTCCAAGAGCATCCGCCCGTTCCGCTCCAGCGAGGAGTACCTGGAGGCCATGAAGGAGGACCTGGCCGAGTGGTTCAACACCCTCTACGACCTGGACATCCAGGTGGACACCTTCCTGGAGAGCCTGGAGACGGGCTGTCACCTGTGCCGCCACGCCAACAACGTCAACCGCACCGCGCTGGACTTCCAGGAGCGGCACCCCGAGGCGGCCGCCCGCATGCGCGTGCCCCGGAACGAGGTGGTGTTCCAGGCCAAGAACGTGGTGCCCGGCTCCTTCATCGCCAGGGACAACGTCTCCAACTTCATCCAGTGGTGCCGGCAGGACCTGGGCATCCAGGACGTGCTCATGTTCGAGACCAACGACCTGGTGCTGAGGAAGAACGAGAAGAACTttgtgctctgcctgctggaggTGGCCAGGAGGGGCTCCAAGTTCGGCATGCTGGCCCCCATGCTGATCCAGATGGAGGAGGAGATCGAGGAGGAGATGAGGGACCAAATGGCGGAGGGGGCGCCGGGCGCGCGCCGGGAGAGCCGGGAGCCGCGGGCGGGCGCCTTCcccagccgggcccggcccgtGGCCCTGTGCGACCTCCGGAACCTGGACGAGCTGGTGAGACACGCGCTGCCCGCCGAGCCCTGCGCCTGG GTGCGGGAgatcctgggctgctgctcctgcccctcgCAGTTCCCCATGGTCAAGGTCTCGGAGGGCAAGTACAAAGTGGGCGACTCCAACACGCTCATCTTCGTCAGA GTGCTGCGGAGCCACGTCATGGTGCGGGTTGGCGGCGGCTGGGACACCCTGGAGCATTACCTGGACAAGCACGACCCGTGTCGCTGTGCTGCCCTCT CTCACCGCCTGCCGCAGCCCCGCGCCCCGGGCATGTCCCCCCAAAAAGCGGCTCCCGGCGCCTCCTCGTCGTCGTCCCGCACCTCCAGCCCCAGCGTCCCCcggcgcccccggcccgccgcgaccccccagccccggggggaCCCCCCGAAGCCCCCCCGGCAGGAGGGGTTGCCCCCCCGGGGCGGAGCCGCCCCCTGCTCCGGCAGCCCCTCCCGGAGCCCCGCCGAGCCGCGGGCAGCGGGGACCCCCAG GCCCCGCGCCCCCGCTCGCTCCCGGCGCTGTTCCGGTGACAGCGACTCCTCGGCCGCCTCGGCGCAGAgcggcccccgccgccccccggcccgccgggaCCCCCCGGACCCGCCCGCCCCGGGCTCCCCCCGCgcctcccgcagccccgggcgcGGCTCGGCGCCGCTGCTGCTCATCCGCCGCCGGCCCGACGGGCAGCACTCGTGGGCGCGGGCCGAGCCTCCCCCGGCCGGGAGCCCCGGCGGGCGGCGCGACCCCCGGCCGGGCCCCGGGGACCCCGAGGAGCTGGCGCGGCGGCTGCGGGCCCCGCGCTGGCTGGAGCCCGGGCAGGAGCAGCGGCTGTTCCAGCGGCTGGAGGAGGAGTTCCTGGCCAACACgcggctgctggagcagctgggggacGCGGAGAgcgcccccgccgcgccccccgccgccgccgccgctgctgaCTCGGCCTATTGCTCCTCGtcatcctcatcttcctccctGAACGTGTTCGCCAAGCACGGGCTGCCCGCCGAggaggggcggcggggcgggagcaGCGACGGGAACAACAACGGGAACAACAACGGGAACGGCAACGGGAACGGCAACGGGAACCACGGCGGGTGCCCCTCGCTGCCGCCCAACCCCGGCCTGGCGGACGCGAGGCGCCGCTCcaccttctccagctcctcggacgagagctgctgcttcccggCCTCGTGGGACAACCACCGGGACACGGCGGGGAACCCCGGCTCCGACACCGACTGGGCCGCGGGGGAGGACGAGCTGATGGAGATGGAGGAGAGCCCCGGGCCGGGGGtccccgcggccccgcggcgGCCCTGGGCCAAGCCCCGGCTGGACACGCAGCCCCACAGGGCGCCCTCCCGCATCCCCACGCCCCAGCGGGCCCCCAACGGCAGCGCCAGGGCctggggggctctgcagggcgccccctcctccctcctggacCGCGAGGGGCTGGAGGAGAACGCCTGGCCATGA